The Malus domestica chromosome 13, GDT2T_hap1 genome includes a window with the following:
- the LOC103451532 gene encoding two-component response regulator ORR21 isoform X3 produces MAALQRVAQSSVSTTASSYGSCKVGGGVLSPSAGIEMAVPNQFPAGLRVLVVDDDTTCLRILELMLLRCLYQVTTCSEATVALNLLRERKDCFDVVLSDVHMPDMDGFKLLEHVGLEMDLPVIMMSADGRTSVVMRGIRHGACDFLIKPISEAELKNIWQHVVRKKWNGSKELEHSGSLEDNDPHKRGNNDFEYASSVNEGTEVSLKGHKKRINPKEDDDGDTENDDLSTSKKPRVVWSVELHQQFVTAVNQLGLDKAVPKRILELMNVPGLTRENVASHLQKFRLYLKRLSGVAQQQSGIANPLCGPVDSNGKLGSLSRFDFQALAASGQIPPQTLAALQAELLGQPAGNLVPAMDQPALLHASLQAPKRPPVEHGVPFMQPFVKSQSNVSKHFPQSVISAEDASLGFGQWRSNSRSTVAPSNDHGGLSTQNSNLLMGIVPQEQRQHKRTQQQSVLTEPSRSFNVQPSCLVVPSQSSTGFQAGNSPASVNQSSSFNRSTVVDYSLPSDQSNNSLNVGHIPTGNPKTSGILGGYSGPGSICATSCLVNADNSTSYQNSTATFSDSRELPGFLHNTANSHGFYVDKSGEMLDQGPLRNLGFVGKETCIPSRFAVDDFESQMSNLNPGRIHVESSGTLVKQEPSEDYVDNAKLGFHFQVS; encoded by the exons ATGGCTGCTTTGCAGAGAGTGGCGCAGTCAAGCGTGAGCACTACTGCGAGTAGTTACGGTTCGTGTAAAGTTGGTGGTGGTGTTTTGTCACCGTCTGCCGGCATTGAAATGGCAGTCCCCAATCAGTTTCCGGCGGGCTTGAGGGTTCTAGTGGTGGACGATGACACCACGTGCTTGAGGATTCTTGAGCTGATGTTACTCCGGTGTCTGTACCAGG TTACCACTTGTTCCGAGGCTACTGTTGCTTTGAATCTTCTACGAGAGAGGAAAGACTGTTTTGATGTCGTACTGAGTGATGTCCATATGCCTGATATGGATGGATTTAAACTCCTGGAACACGTTGGGCTGGAAATGGACCTTCCTGTTATCA TGATGTCTGCTGATGGGAGAACAAGTGTTGTTATGAGAGGAATTAGACATGGAGCCTGTGATTTTTTAATTAAGCCTATAAGTGAGGCAGAACTCAAGAATATTTGGCAGCATGTTgttaggaaaaaatggaatggAAGTAAAGAACTTGAACATTCTGGGAGCTTGGAAGATAATGATCCACATAAACGGGGAAACAATGATTTTGAATACGCATCTTCTGTTAACGAAGGAACAGAAGTTTCATTGAAAGGTCATAAGAAGAGGATCAACCctaaagaagatgatgatggtgATACAGAAAACGATGATTTGTCTACATCGAAGAAACCTCGTGTAGTATGGTCAGTTGAACTCCACCAGCAATTTGTCACTGCTGTGAACCAGCTTGGCCTTGATA AGGCTGTACCAAAGAGAATTCTTgaattgatgaatgtacctggTTTAACTCGAGAAAATGTTGCTAGCCATTTGCAG AAATTCAGGTTATATTTGAAGAGATTAAGTGGAGTAGCTCAACAACAAAGTGGGATTGCAAATCCTTTATGTGGGCCCGTGGACTCAAATGGGAAGTTGGGTTCGCTTAGTAGATTTGACTTCCAAGCTTTGGCTGCCTCTGGACAAATTCCTCCGCAAACACTAGCAGCCCTGCAAGCTGAGCTTTTAGGTCAACCTGCAGGGAACCTTGTGCCAGCAATGGATCAGCCTGCACTTCTACATGCATCCCTACAAGCACCCAAGCGTCCCCCTGTTGAACATGGTGTGCCATTCATGCAGCCTTTCGTAAAAAGCCAATCAAACGTTTCCAAACATTTTCCACAATCCGTTATTTCTGCTGAGGATGCATCTCTGGGATTTGGACAATGGAGGTCTAATAGTCGTAGTACAGTGGCACCCAGCAATGATCATGGAGGGTTGAGTACTCAGAACAGTAACTTGTTGATGGGAATTGTGCCGCAGGAGCAAAGACAACATAAAAGAACGCAGCAGCAGTCTGTGCTAACCGAACCTAGCCGTTCATTTAATGTGCAGCCATCTTGCCTTGTGGTCCCCTCTCAATCATCAACTGGTTTCCAGGCTGGAAATAGTCCTGCTTCTGTTAATCAGAGTAGTAGCTTTAACAGGTCTACTGTTGTTGATTACAGTCTGCCTTCAGATCAATCTAATAATTCCTTGAATGTTGGACATATACCGACTGGAAATCCTAAAACTAGTGGCATTCTTGGTGGGTATTCTGGCCCTGGTTCTATTTGTGCCACGTCTTGCTTAGTTAATGCTGACAATAGCACCAGTTACCAGAACTCAACTGCGACATTTAGTGATTCCAGAGAGTTGCCGGGGTTTTTGCATAATACGGCAAACAGCCATGGTTTTTATGTTGATAAGTCAGGGGAAATGCTTGATCAGGGACCTCTTAGGAATCTCGGATTTGTTGGTAAAGAGACTTGCATTCCAAGTCGATTTGCAGTGGATGATTTTGAATCGCAAATGAGCAACTTGAACCCTGGAAGGATCCATGTGGAGAGCAGTGGTACCCTAGTCAAGCAGGAGCCAAGTGAGGATTATGTGGATAACGCAAAACTAG GCTTTCATTTTCAAGTCTCTTGA
- the LOC103451532 gene encoding two-component response regulator ORR21 isoform X2 — protein sequence MAALQRVAQSSVSTTASSYGSCKVGGGVLSPSAGIEMAVPNQFPAGLRVLVVDDDTTCLRILELMLLRCLYQVTTCSEATVALNLLRERKDCFDVVLSDVHMPDMDGFKLLEHVGLEMDLPVIMMSADGRTSVVMRGIRHGACDFLIKPISEAELKNIWQHVVRKKWNGSKELEHSGSLEDNDPHKRGNNDFEYASSVNEGTEVSLKGHKKRINPKEDDDGDTENDDLSTSKKPRVVWSVELHQQFVTAVNQLGLDKAVPKRILELMNVPGLTRENVASHLQKFRLYLKRLSGVAQQQSGIANPLCGPVDSNGKLGSLSRFDFQALAASGQIPPQTLAALQAELLGQPAGNLVPAMDQPALLHASLQAPKRPPVEHGVPFMQPFVKSQSNVSKHFPQSVISAEDASLGFGQWRSNSRSTVAPSNDHGGLSTQNSNLLMGIVPQEQRQHKRTQQQSVLTEPSRSFNVQPSCLVVPSQSSTGFQAGNSPASVNQSSSFNRSTVVDYSLPSDQSNNSLNVGHIPTGNPKTSGILGGYSGPGSICATSCLVNADNSTSYQNSTATFSDSRELPGFLHNTANSHGFYVDKSGEMLDQGPLRNLGFVGKETCIPSRFAVDDFESQMSNLNPGRIHVESSGTLVKQEPSEDYVDNAKLAGFHFQVS from the exons ATGGCTGCTTTGCAGAGAGTGGCGCAGTCAAGCGTGAGCACTACTGCGAGTAGTTACGGTTCGTGTAAAGTTGGTGGTGGTGTTTTGTCACCGTCTGCCGGCATTGAAATGGCAGTCCCCAATCAGTTTCCGGCGGGCTTGAGGGTTCTAGTGGTGGACGATGACACCACGTGCTTGAGGATTCTTGAGCTGATGTTACTCCGGTGTCTGTACCAGG TTACCACTTGTTCCGAGGCTACTGTTGCTTTGAATCTTCTACGAGAGAGGAAAGACTGTTTTGATGTCGTACTGAGTGATGTCCATATGCCTGATATGGATGGATTTAAACTCCTGGAACACGTTGGGCTGGAAATGGACCTTCCTGTTATCA TGATGTCTGCTGATGGGAGAACAAGTGTTGTTATGAGAGGAATTAGACATGGAGCCTGTGATTTTTTAATTAAGCCTATAAGTGAGGCAGAACTCAAGAATATTTGGCAGCATGTTgttaggaaaaaatggaatggAAGTAAAGAACTTGAACATTCTGGGAGCTTGGAAGATAATGATCCACATAAACGGGGAAACAATGATTTTGAATACGCATCTTCTGTTAACGAAGGAACAGAAGTTTCATTGAAAGGTCATAAGAAGAGGATCAACCctaaagaagatgatgatggtgATACAGAAAACGATGATTTGTCTACATCGAAGAAACCTCGTGTAGTATGGTCAGTTGAACTCCACCAGCAATTTGTCACTGCTGTGAACCAGCTTGGCCTTGATA AGGCTGTACCAAAGAGAATTCTTgaattgatgaatgtacctggTTTAACTCGAGAAAATGTTGCTAGCCATTTGCAG AAATTCAGGTTATATTTGAAGAGATTAAGTGGAGTAGCTCAACAACAAAGTGGGATTGCAAATCCTTTATGTGGGCCCGTGGACTCAAATGGGAAGTTGGGTTCGCTTAGTAGATTTGACTTCCAAGCTTTGGCTGCCTCTGGACAAATTCCTCCGCAAACACTAGCAGCCCTGCAAGCTGAGCTTTTAGGTCAACCTGCAGGGAACCTTGTGCCAGCAATGGATCAGCCTGCACTTCTACATGCATCCCTACAAGCACCCAAGCGTCCCCCTGTTGAACATGGTGTGCCATTCATGCAGCCTTTCGTAAAAAGCCAATCAAACGTTTCCAAACATTTTCCACAATCCGTTATTTCTGCTGAGGATGCATCTCTGGGATTTGGACAATGGAGGTCTAATAGTCGTAGTACAGTGGCACCCAGCAATGATCATGGAGGGTTGAGTACTCAGAACAGTAACTTGTTGATGGGAATTGTGCCGCAGGAGCAAAGACAACATAAAAGAACGCAGCAGCAGTCTGTGCTAACCGAACCTAGCCGTTCATTTAATGTGCAGCCATCTTGCCTTGTGGTCCCCTCTCAATCATCAACTGGTTTCCAGGCTGGAAATAGTCCTGCTTCTGTTAATCAGAGTAGTAGCTTTAACAGGTCTACTGTTGTTGATTACAGTCTGCCTTCAGATCAATCTAATAATTCCTTGAATGTTGGACATATACCGACTGGAAATCCTAAAACTAGTGGCATTCTTGGTGGGTATTCTGGCCCTGGTTCTATTTGTGCCACGTCTTGCTTAGTTAATGCTGACAATAGCACCAGTTACCAGAACTCAACTGCGACATTTAGTGATTCCAGAGAGTTGCCGGGGTTTTTGCATAATACGGCAAACAGCCATGGTTTTTATGTTGATAAGTCAGGGGAAATGCTTGATCAGGGACCTCTTAGGAATCTCGGATTTGTTGGTAAAGAGACTTGCATTCCAAGTCGATTTGCAGTGGATGATTTTGAATCGCAAATGAGCAACTTGAACCCTGGAAGGATCCATGTGGAGAGCAGTGGTACCCTAGTCAAGCAGGAGCCAAGTGAGGATTATGTGGATAACGCAAAACTAG CAGGCTTTCATTTTCAAGTCTCTTGA
- the LOC103451532 gene encoding two-component response regulator ORR21 isoform X1: protein MAALQRVAQSSVSTTASSYGSCKVGGGVLSPSAGIEMAVPNQFPAGLRVLVVDDDTTCLRILELMLLRCLYQVTTCSEATVALNLLRERKDCFDVVLSDVHMPDMDGFKLLEHVGLEMDLPVIMMSADGRTSVVMRGIRHGACDFLIKPISEAELKNIWQHVVRKKWNGSKELEHSGSLEDNDPHKRGNNDFEYASSVNEGTEVSLKGHKKRINPKEDDDGDTENDDLSTSKKPRVVWSVELHQQFVTAVNQLGLDKAVPKRILELMNVPGLTRENVASHLQKFRLYLKRLSGVAQQQSGIANPLCGPVDSNGKLGSLSRFDFQALAASGQIPPQTLAALQAELLGQPAGNLVPAMDQPALLHASLQAPKRPPVEHGVPFMQPFVKSQSNVSKHFPQSVISAEDASLGFGQWRSNSRSTVAPSNDHGGLSTQNSNLLMGIVPQEQRQHKRTQQQSVLTEPSRSFNVQPSCLVVPSQSSTGFQAGNSPASVNQSSSFNRSTVVDYSLPSDQSNNSLNVGHIPTGNPKTSGILGGYSGPGSICATSCLVNADNSTSYQNSTATFSDSRELPGFLHNTANSHGFYVDKSGEMLDQGPLRNLGFVGKETCIPSRFAVDDFESQMSNLNPGRIHVESSGTLVKQEPSEDYVDNAKLGIPILHQYSSSDFMSPFAD, encoded by the exons ATGGCTGCTTTGCAGAGAGTGGCGCAGTCAAGCGTGAGCACTACTGCGAGTAGTTACGGTTCGTGTAAAGTTGGTGGTGGTGTTTTGTCACCGTCTGCCGGCATTGAAATGGCAGTCCCCAATCAGTTTCCGGCGGGCTTGAGGGTTCTAGTGGTGGACGATGACACCACGTGCTTGAGGATTCTTGAGCTGATGTTACTCCGGTGTCTGTACCAGG TTACCACTTGTTCCGAGGCTACTGTTGCTTTGAATCTTCTACGAGAGAGGAAAGACTGTTTTGATGTCGTACTGAGTGATGTCCATATGCCTGATATGGATGGATTTAAACTCCTGGAACACGTTGGGCTGGAAATGGACCTTCCTGTTATCA TGATGTCTGCTGATGGGAGAACAAGTGTTGTTATGAGAGGAATTAGACATGGAGCCTGTGATTTTTTAATTAAGCCTATAAGTGAGGCAGAACTCAAGAATATTTGGCAGCATGTTgttaggaaaaaatggaatggAAGTAAAGAACTTGAACATTCTGGGAGCTTGGAAGATAATGATCCACATAAACGGGGAAACAATGATTTTGAATACGCATCTTCTGTTAACGAAGGAACAGAAGTTTCATTGAAAGGTCATAAGAAGAGGATCAACCctaaagaagatgatgatggtgATACAGAAAACGATGATTTGTCTACATCGAAGAAACCTCGTGTAGTATGGTCAGTTGAACTCCACCAGCAATTTGTCACTGCTGTGAACCAGCTTGGCCTTGATA AGGCTGTACCAAAGAGAATTCTTgaattgatgaatgtacctggTTTAACTCGAGAAAATGTTGCTAGCCATTTGCAG AAATTCAGGTTATATTTGAAGAGATTAAGTGGAGTAGCTCAACAACAAAGTGGGATTGCAAATCCTTTATGTGGGCCCGTGGACTCAAATGGGAAGTTGGGTTCGCTTAGTAGATTTGACTTCCAAGCTTTGGCTGCCTCTGGACAAATTCCTCCGCAAACACTAGCAGCCCTGCAAGCTGAGCTTTTAGGTCAACCTGCAGGGAACCTTGTGCCAGCAATGGATCAGCCTGCACTTCTACATGCATCCCTACAAGCACCCAAGCGTCCCCCTGTTGAACATGGTGTGCCATTCATGCAGCCTTTCGTAAAAAGCCAATCAAACGTTTCCAAACATTTTCCACAATCCGTTATTTCTGCTGAGGATGCATCTCTGGGATTTGGACAATGGAGGTCTAATAGTCGTAGTACAGTGGCACCCAGCAATGATCATGGAGGGTTGAGTACTCAGAACAGTAACTTGTTGATGGGAATTGTGCCGCAGGAGCAAAGACAACATAAAAGAACGCAGCAGCAGTCTGTGCTAACCGAACCTAGCCGTTCATTTAATGTGCAGCCATCTTGCCTTGTGGTCCCCTCTCAATCATCAACTGGTTTCCAGGCTGGAAATAGTCCTGCTTCTGTTAATCAGAGTAGTAGCTTTAACAGGTCTACTGTTGTTGATTACAGTCTGCCTTCAGATCAATCTAATAATTCCTTGAATGTTGGACATATACCGACTGGAAATCCTAAAACTAGTGGCATTCTTGGTGGGTATTCTGGCCCTGGTTCTATTTGTGCCACGTCTTGCTTAGTTAATGCTGACAATAGCACCAGTTACCAGAACTCAACTGCGACATTTAGTGATTCCAGAGAGTTGCCGGGGTTTTTGCATAATACGGCAAACAGCCATGGTTTTTATGTTGATAAGTCAGGGGAAATGCTTGATCAGGGACCTCTTAGGAATCTCGGATTTGTTGGTAAAGAGACTTGCATTCCAAGTCGATTTGCAGTGGATGATTTTGAATCGCAAATGAGCAACTTGAACCCTGGAAGGATCCATGTGGAGAGCAGTGGTACCCTAGTCAAGCAGGAGCCAAGTGAGGATTATGTGGATAACGCAAAACTAGGTATCCCAATATTACACCAATATTCTTCAAGTGATTTCATGAGTCCTTTCGCTGATTAG
- the LOC103430615 gene encoding uncharacterized protein: MLKHFQLGRWTVLVSSPPKSPFSPNATTITSSSSESAATRYFSTCRASAFNVNAFRPRGLSTRCAARRRVLRYDDDEDDDEDVEYGHNKEIAVLELYSQSVRGEALIVHALVDDQDVEVLIFKGFSSSLSYGTSPDPSKSILPARAVIKAIDRVKGPFDPSNIEYLQKGLTWEAFKSTTLPPNLQLPI, from the exons ATGTTGAAGCATTTCCAATTGGGAAGATGGACTGTGCTGGTCTCCTCCCCACCCAAATCACCGTTTTCTCCAAATGCAACCACcatcacctcctcctcctctgaaTCTGCAGCTACCAGATATTTCAGTACATGCCGTGCCTCAGCCTTCAACGTGAATGCCTTTAGACCAAGGGGCTTGAGCACTCGATGCGCTGCCAGGCGGAGAGTGCTCAGATACGACGATGACGAGGATGATGATGAGGACGTCGAGTACGGACACAATAAGGAGATAGCAGTGTTGGAATTATACAGTCAGAGTGTGAGAGGAGAAGCACTTATCGTGCATGCATTGGTGGATGACCAGGATGTAGAAGTGCTTATCTTCAAG GGATTCTCTTCGAGCTTGAGTTATGGGACGTCACCGGACCCATCGAAGAGCATTCTTCCAGCAAGGGCAGTGATCAAGGCTATAGACAGGGTGAAAGGACCTTTTGACCCTTCTAATATTGAATACTTGCAGAAAGGCCTCACCTGGGAAGCGTTTAAGAGCACTACTCTACCCCCCAACTTACAACTCCCAATTTGA